The Devosia sp. YIM 151766 genome includes a region encoding these proteins:
- the arfB gene encoding alternative ribosome rescue aminoacyl-tRNA hydrolase ArfB, giving the protein MAEPIMITRSLSIDPAEIEETFIRGSGPGGQNVNKVASAVQLRFDLINSPSLPEPVKRRVSALAGSRLTKDGVLVISSNSHRDQPLNRAEALARLIALLREGAYPPKPRIATRPTLASKKRRLAGKAHRSMTKRLRRTDIEGDT; this is encoded by the coding sequence ATGGCCGAGCCGATCATGATCACCCGCAGCCTCTCCATCGATCCCGCCGAAATCGAGGAAACGTTCATACGCGGATCGGGGCCGGGCGGGCAGAATGTCAACAAGGTGGCGAGCGCGGTGCAATTGCGCTTCGACCTCATCAATTCCCCCAGCCTGCCGGAGCCGGTGAAGCGGCGGGTGAGCGCGTTGGCGGGCAGCCGGCTGACCAAGGACGGCGTCCTTGTCATCAGCTCCAATTCACATCGCGACCAGCCGCTGAACCGGGCCGAAGCGCTGGCGCGGCTGATTGCCTTGCTGCGCGAAGGCGCCTATCCGCCCAAGCCGCGCATCGCCACCCGGCCGACCCTGGCGTCCAAGAAGCGCCGGCTGGCGGGCAAGGCGCACCGCTCGATGACCAAGCGCCTGCGGCGGACGGATATCGAGGGAGATACGTGA